The proteins below are encoded in one region of Hordeum vulgare subsp. vulgare chromosome 3H, MorexV3_pseudomolecules_assembly, whole genome shotgun sequence:
- the LOC123444762 gene encoding patellin-3-like isoform X2: protein MAEEPQPQAAAPEVVVAEKAPAEVEKKAEEPAATDAAEAEAEETAAVADDGGAVEATGSFKEESNLVADLPDPEKKALDEFKELIVAALAAGEFNLPPPPPPPKAKAEAAAEETKTEAPAKEEAKTEEPAKAEEPAEEPKADEPAKEEPKAEEEPKAEEDKPAEPKKEVEAAVVVAEEGTKTAEPVEEVAATTEQAPAAEAEAEAAAPEPVFIWGVPLVGDDERTDAVLLKFLRAREFKVKEAMAMLRSAVLWRKRFGIESLLEADLAFPELEKVVFYRGADREGHPVCYNVYGEFQDKEVYEKAFGDEEKRERFLKWRIQLLERGILSQLDFAPSGTCSMVQVTDLKNSPPMLGKHRAVTRQAVALLQDNYPEFIAKKVFINVPWWYLAANKMMSPFLTQRTKSKFVFASQAKSPETLFRYIAPEQVPVQFGGLFKEDDPDFTTSDSVTELTIKASSKEAIEIPVTENSTIVWELRVLGWEVSYGAEFTPDAEGAYTVIVQKTRKVPANEEPIMKGSFKASEAGKIVLTISNAASKKKKLLYRSKVKSSGESV from the exons ATGGCAGAGGAGCCGCAGCCGCAGGCCGCCGCCCCCGAGGTGGTCGTCGCCGAGAAGGCGCCggcggaggtggagaagaaggcCGAGGAGCCTGCCGCGACGGACGCGGCGGAGGCCGAGGCCGAGGAGACGGCCGCCGTCGCCGACGATGGCGGCGCCGTCGAGGCCACAGGCTCTTTCAAGGAGGAGAGCAACCTCGTCGCCGACCTGCCTGACCCGGAGAAGAAGGCGCTCGACGAGTTCAAGGAGCTGATCGTCGCCGCGCTCGCCGCCGGTGAGTTCAACCTGCcccctcccccgccgccgccgaaggcCAAGGCTGAGGCCGCCGCAGAGGAGACCAAGACGGAGGCGCCCGCCAAGGAAGAGGCCAAGACCGAGGAGCCGGCCAAGGCCGAAGAACCAGCCGAGGAGCCCAAGGCCGACGAGCCGGCCAAGGAGGAGCCCAAGGCCGAG GAGGAACCCAAGGCCGAGGAGGACAAGCCGGCCGAGCCAAAGAAGGAGGTGGAAGCCGCCGTCGTGGTCGCCGAGGAGGGCACCAAGACGGCGGAACCGGTCGAGGAAGTCGCCGCCACCACAGAGCAGGCACCGGCGGCGgaagcggaggcggaggcggccgcGCCGGAGCCGGTGTTCATCTGGGGCGTGCCGCTGGTGGGCGACGACGAGCGCACGGACGCGGTGCTGCTCAAGTTCCTGCGCGCGCGGGAGTTCAAGGTGAAGGAGGCGATGGCGATGCTGAGGTCCGCCGTGCTGTGGCGTAAGCGCTTCGGCATCGAGTCGCTCCTGGAGGCCGACCTGGCCTTCCCGGAGCTGGAGAAGGTGGTGTTCTACCGCGGCGCCGACCGGGAGGGCCACCCGGTCTGCTACAACGTTTACGGCGAGTTCCAGGACAAGGAGGTGTACGAGAAGGCGTTCGGCGACGAGGAGAAGCGGGAGCGGTTCCTCAAGTGGCGCATCCAGCTGCTGGAGCGCGGCATCCTGTCGCAGCTCGACTTCGCGCCCAGCGGCACCTGCTCCATGGTGcaggtcaccgacctcaagaactCGCCGCCCATGCTCGGCAAGCACCGCGCCGTCACCCGCCAGGCCGTCGCCCTGCTCCAGGACAACTACCCCGAGTTCATCGCCAAGAAG GTGTTCATCAACGTACCATGGTGGTATCTCGCAGCCAACAAAATGATGAGCCCTTTCCTGACCCAGCGCACCAAGAGCAAGTTCGTGTTCGCCAGCCAGGCCAAGTCACCCGAGACCCTCTTCAG ATACATCGCGCCGGAGCAAGTCCCGGTCCAATTCGGAGGCCTCTTCAAGGAAGATGACCCAGATTTCACCACCTCCGACTCTGTCACCGAGCTCACCATCAAAGCTTCCTCCAAAGAAGCCATTGAGATCCCTGTCACCGAG AACTCAACGATTGTATGGGAGCTCCGGGTGCTGGGCTGGGAGGTGAGCTACGGTGCGGAGTTCACCCCCGACGCGGAGGGGGCGTACACCGTCATCGTGCAGAAGACAAGGAAGGTCCCCGCGAACGAGGAGCCCATCATGAAGGGCAGCTTCAAGGCCAGCGAGGCCGGCAAGATCGTGCTGACGATCAGCAACGCCgcgtcgaagaagaagaagctcctctaCAGATCCAAGGTGAAGAGCTCCGGCGAGTCCGTCTGA
- the LOC123444762 gene encoding patellin-3-like isoform X1, producing MAEEPQPQAAAPEVVVAEKAPAEVEKKAEEPAATDAAEAEAEETAAVADDGGAVEATGSFKEESNLVADLPDPEKKALDEFKELIVAALAAGEFNLPPPPPPPKAKAEAAAEETKTEAPAKEEAKTEEPAKAEEPAEEPKADEPAKEEPKAEVAAEPAAEEAKAEVAAVAAAEEPAKEEPKAEEDKPAEPKKEVEAAVVVAEEGTKTAEPVEEVAATTEQAPAAEAEAEAAAPEPVFIWGVPLVGDDERTDAVLLKFLRAREFKVKEAMAMLRSAVLWRKRFGIESLLEADLAFPELEKVVFYRGADREGHPVCYNVYGEFQDKEVYEKAFGDEEKRERFLKWRIQLLERGILSQLDFAPSGTCSMVQVTDLKNSPPMLGKHRAVTRQAVALLQDNYPEFIAKKVFINVPWWYLAANKMMSPFLTQRTKSKFVFASQAKSPETLFRYIAPEQVPVQFGGLFKEDDPDFTTSDSVTELTIKASSKEAIEIPVTENSTIVWELRVLGWEVSYGAEFTPDAEGAYTVIVQKTRKVPANEEPIMKGSFKASEAGKIVLTISNAASKKKKLLYRSKVKSSGESV from the exons ATGGCAGAGGAGCCGCAGCCGCAGGCCGCCGCCCCCGAGGTGGTCGTCGCCGAGAAGGCGCCggcggaggtggagaagaaggcCGAGGAGCCTGCCGCGACGGACGCGGCGGAGGCCGAGGCCGAGGAGACGGCCGCCGTCGCCGACGATGGCGGCGCCGTCGAGGCCACAGGCTCTTTCAAGGAGGAGAGCAACCTCGTCGCCGACCTGCCTGACCCGGAGAAGAAGGCGCTCGACGAGTTCAAGGAGCTGATCGTCGCCGCGCTCGCCGCCGGTGAGTTCAACCTGCcccctcccccgccgccgccgaaggcCAAGGCTGAGGCCGCCGCAGAGGAGACCAAGACGGAGGCGCCCGCCAAGGAAGAGGCCAAGACCGAGGAGCCGGCCAAGGCCGAAGAACCAGCCGAGGAGCCCAAGGCCGACGAGCCGGCCAAGGAGGAGCCCAAGGCCGAGGTGGCGGCGGAGCCAGCAGCCGAAGAGGCCAAAGCTGAGGTCGCTGCCGTGGCAGCCGCCGAGGAGCCTGCCAAGGAGGAACCCAAGGCCGAGGAGGACAAGCCGGCCGAGCCAAAGAAGGAGGTGGAAGCCGCCGTCGTGGTCGCCGAGGAGGGCACCAAGACGGCGGAACCGGTCGAGGAAGTCGCCGCCACCACAGAGCAGGCACCGGCGGCGgaagcggaggcggaggcggccgcGCCGGAGCCGGTGTTCATCTGGGGCGTGCCGCTGGTGGGCGACGACGAGCGCACGGACGCGGTGCTGCTCAAGTTCCTGCGCGCGCGGGAGTTCAAGGTGAAGGAGGCGATGGCGATGCTGAGGTCCGCCGTGCTGTGGCGTAAGCGCTTCGGCATCGAGTCGCTCCTGGAGGCCGACCTGGCCTTCCCGGAGCTGGAGAAGGTGGTGTTCTACCGCGGCGCCGACCGGGAGGGCCACCCGGTCTGCTACAACGTTTACGGCGAGTTCCAGGACAAGGAGGTGTACGAGAAGGCGTTCGGCGACGAGGAGAAGCGGGAGCGGTTCCTCAAGTGGCGCATCCAGCTGCTGGAGCGCGGCATCCTGTCGCAGCTCGACTTCGCGCCCAGCGGCACCTGCTCCATGGTGcaggtcaccgacctcaagaactCGCCGCCCATGCTCGGCAAGCACCGCGCCGTCACCCGCCAGGCCGTCGCCCTGCTCCAGGACAACTACCCCGAGTTCATCGCCAAGAAG GTGTTCATCAACGTACCATGGTGGTATCTCGCAGCCAACAAAATGATGAGCCCTTTCCTGACCCAGCGCACCAAGAGCAAGTTCGTGTTCGCCAGCCAGGCCAAGTCACCCGAGACCCTCTTCAG ATACATCGCGCCGGAGCAAGTCCCGGTCCAATTCGGAGGCCTCTTCAAGGAAGATGACCCAGATTTCACCACCTCCGACTCTGTCACCGAGCTCACCATCAAAGCTTCCTCCAAAGAAGCCATTGAGATCCCTGTCACCGAG AACTCAACGATTGTATGGGAGCTCCGGGTGCTGGGCTGGGAGGTGAGCTACGGTGCGGAGTTCACCCCCGACGCGGAGGGGGCGTACACCGTCATCGTGCAGAAGACAAGGAAGGTCCCCGCGAACGAGGAGCCCATCATGAAGGGCAGCTTCAAGGCCAGCGAGGCCGGCAAGATCGTGCTGACGATCAGCAACGCCgcgtcgaagaagaagaagctcctctaCAGATCCAAGGTGAAGAGCTCCGGCGAGTCCGTCTGA